From one Cyprinus carpio isolate SPL01 chromosome B3, ASM1834038v1, whole genome shotgun sequence genomic stretch:
- the LOC122136710 gene encoding uncharacterized protein LOC122136710 has protein sequence MEGELQELRDLVTQLRVENERLRQEQPSVSSLVSNTTHGNDAAAARPILPGAGAASADRFVFVPRDRKCPKFSGTSGIGIDEWVEEAQACIRARCLSTADQAFFLFDHLEGEAREEIRHRPDADRSNPTLIVEALRELYGCSLSYVALQEAFFSRRQREGETLLEFSLALMGLQEKVKQQSSSAMPNAEILLRDQFVEFVLDPALRRELKQLVRRQPLCTFLDVRGEAIRWEREGTPGGTRPRSQSLPVAYGFQCGVQGEPQAESSSSRLEFAELREMLKLQQEQIGQLTQGLASLCQRLQSFQLLLSH, from the coding sequence ATGGAGGGAGAATTGCAGGAGCTACGGGACCTGGTGACTCAGTTGAGAGTGGAGAATGAGAGGTTGAGGCAGGAACAGCCTTCAGTAAGTTCCCTAGTGAGTAATACTACACATGGTAATGATGCGGCAGCAGCTAGGCCTATTTTGCCAGGTGCTGGTGCTGCATCAGCGGATAGGTTTGTTTTTGTCCCTAGAGACCGGAAATGTCCAAAATTTAGTGGAACGTCAGGTATAGGTATTGATGAATGGGTCGAAGAGGCACAGGCTTGTATCCGGGCCCGTTGCTTGTCTACGGCTGACCAGGCGTTCTTTTTGTTCGATCACTTGGAGGGTGAGGCTCGGGAGGAAATTAGGCATCGTCCTGATGCCGATAGAAGTAATCCAACTCTCATAGTCGAGGCCCTACGTGAATTGTATGGCTGCTCATTGTCCTATGTGGCTTTGCAAGAGGCCTTTTTCTCACGGAGGCAGCGGGAGGGGGAGACCCTTTTGGAGTTCTCCCTTGCCCTGATGGGCCTCCAGGAGAAAGTTAAGCAGCAGTCATCCTCTGCCATGCCAAATGCGGAAATATTGTTGCGTGACCAATTTGTTGAATTTGTGTTAGATCCGGCATTGCGTCGTGAACTTAAACAATTGGTGCGCCGGCAGCCATTATGCACCTTCTTGGATGTCCGGGGCGAGGCGATACGTTGGGAACGGGAAGGGACGCCTGGGGGAACGAGACCTAGGAGTCAGTCACTTCCGGTAGCATATGGGTTTCAGTGTGGGGTACAAGGGGAGCCACAGGCTGAAAGCAGTAGTTCACGGTTAGAATTTGCAGAATTGCGAGAGATGTTAAAGTTGCAGCAAGAGCAAATAGGTCAGCTTACACAAGGGCTTGCAAGCTTGTGTCAGCGATTACAGAGCTTTCAGCTTTTACTTTCACACTGA